In Bradyrhizobium sp. 170, the DNA window GCCGGCCTGCGGCGCGCTTTCGGCGGGCTGGTTGCGGTCAACGACCTAGGTTTTGCGGTCGGGCACGGTGAAATCATGGGCCTGCTCGGCCCCAACGGGTCCGGCAAGACGACGGCGCTCAATCTGATGTCGGGCGTGCTGCGTCCCGATGCCGGCACCATCCGCCTGATGGGCCGGAACATCGCCGGCCTCGCCTCGTACCGGATCGCGCGGCTCGGCCTGGCGCGGACATTTCAGCTCGTCCGCGTGCTCGATGGCATGGATTGCCGCGAGAACATCAGGGCGGGGCTGGCGTTCCAGAAGCCGCATCTGCCCGCCACCGAGGCCGAGGTCCGGATCGACACGCTCCTCGATCGCGTCGGCCTTGCCGGGCACGACCGGCGGCCGGCGGCCGACCTCACCTATATCGACCGCAAGCGCCTGGAGCTCGCACGCGCCCTCGCCGCCAGGCCGCGGCTGCTGCTGCTCGACGAATGGCTCGCGGGCTTAAATCCATCCGAACTCATGATCGGCATCGACCTGATCCGGTCGCTGAAGGCTGATGGCATCACCATCGTGCTGGTCGAACATGTGATGAACGCGGTGCGCGCGCTGTGCGATCGTTGCGTCGTGATGAGCAGTGGCCGCAAGATCGCCGAAGGCGCGACCGCTGATGTTCTGAGCGATGCGGCCGTCGTGAAGGCCTATCTCGGCGGAGTAGCCGCCGATGCTTGAGGTCAGAAATCTCAGCCTGGCGTATGGCCTGCATCGCGCGC includes these proteins:
- a CDS encoding ATP-binding cassette domain-containing protein produces the protein MIRESGTPVLEVAGLRRAFGGLVAVNDLGFAVGHGEIMGLLGPNGSGKTTALNLMSGVLRPDAGTIRLMGRNIAGLASYRIARLGLARTFQLVRVLDGMDCRENIRAGLAFQKPHLPATEAEVRIDTLLDRVGLAGHDRRPAADLTYIDRKRLELARALAARPRLLLLDEWLAGLNPSELMIGIDLIRSLKADGITIVLVEHVMNAVRALCDRCVVMSSGRKIAEGATADVLSDAAVVKAYLGGVAADA